Proteins from a single region of Sphingobium sp. EM0848:
- the bphC gene encoding biphenyl-2,3-diol 1,2-dioxygenase translates to MTVDRLGYLGFDASDVDAWSRYANNTLGMMTAAKGKDSDRYRLDSRAWRLAVHRGEADDISYAGFEAADAAAFNSTAERLRQMGYQVTNEPDDLKADRGVIDLVSVIDPSGVRIEVYYGATELFEVPFVSPVGVSSFVTGEQGFGHIVLATPDLEKSMEFYVAGLGMELSDIIDWDLGPGGKHKLHFFNCNRRHHSLALLPAPAPKHIHHFMIESASLDDVGRAIDRMERDSRILLTFGRHTNDHMYSFYGITPSGFAVEFGCGPRDVDRSWSVVRYDSISMWGHKFISPE, encoded by the coding sequence ATGACTGTTGATCGCCTTGGCTATCTTGGCTTCGACGCGTCCGATGTCGATGCGTGGAGCAGATATGCGAACAATACGCTCGGCATGATGACGGCGGCGAAGGGCAAGGACTCCGACCGCTACAGGCTGGATTCGCGCGCGTGGCGGCTTGCTGTGCACCGCGGTGAAGCGGATGACATTTCCTATGCCGGGTTCGAAGCTGCCGATGCCGCAGCATTCAATTCCACTGCAGAGCGCTTGCGGCAGATGGGCTATCAAGTGACGAACGAACCTGACGATCTCAAAGCGGATCGCGGCGTGATCGACCTGGTGTCGGTCATCGATCCATCGGGTGTAAGGATCGAGGTCTATTATGGCGCCACGGAATTGTTCGAAGTTCCGTTTGTGTCTCCCGTCGGTGTTTCGTCATTTGTTACCGGTGAGCAGGGATTTGGCCATATCGTTCTAGCCACGCCCGACCTCGAAAAATCGATGGAATTCTACGTTGCTGGTCTCGGGATGGAGCTTTCCGACATCATCGACTGGGATCTCGGACCCGGCGGTAAGCACAAGCTTCACTTCTTCAACTGCAACCGACGGCATCACAGCCTGGCTTTGCTGCCTGCCCCGGCCCCCAAACACATTCATCATTTCATGATCGAGTCTGCTTCGCTTGATGATGTTGGTCGAGCGATTGACCGTATGGAGCGCGACTCTCGAATTCTCCTGACATTTGGTCGTCATACGAACGATCACATGTATTCCTTCTATGGGATCACCCCTTCCGGTTTCGCGGTCGAGTTCGGCTGCGGACCGCGCGACGTTGATCGCTCCTGGTCGGTCGTTCGATATGACAGCATCAGCATGTGGGGTCACAAGTTCATTTCCCCTGAGTGA